taaaaaaaaaaaaatccaaatattttttgaatattttaagcATATTTTTATTTGCCACCACACGAGTGCTTATCATCTGTTTCCCTCTGTCACAGGCGGATGTTCCCCCCGTTCAAAGTGAGGTGCACTGGTCTGGACAAAAAGGCCAAATATATTCTCTTGATGGATATTGTTGCAGCCGACGACTGCAGGTATAAATTTCATAACTCCCGCTGGATGGTGGCGGGGAAGGCCGACCCCGAAATGCCAAAGAGGATGTACATTCACCCGGACAGTCCGGCTACTGGTGAACAGTGGATGTCAAAAGTCGTCAATTTTCACAAACTCAAGCTGACGAATAACATCTCCGACAAGCATGGATTTGTAAGTTCTACTAATGTATGTCAATTTTCCTATTTATCAACTTACCATTTTAGTAGAGAAATGTTGATGATTTTATTTggaatttaattttgttttattgtgttctGTGGAGAACAGCCTGAGTAAGATGgcacatcattttaaaaacacaaaaacattttaaagaaattttaaaaaattgcatTATGTTGAGATGATCTTATTTTGTtgaattataataattattaagcAGGGTAAAAATAAGTCTGTATGTGGACATCCCTGTATCTATAACCAgctttatttaatgtatttaatattGCACCATAAATCATTCctattatgtttttaaattatttgcaatttttaaagcacagtattttttttttttttacaagactGATACAAGATGATGTGACTTCTGATTtcaagttattttaaaaaaaaaagtgatgtaatGTGAGGATATATTCTGATGCTAATGTAACTCCCATCGTAATGTTTTGGTGCTTGTGTGTTGCAGACCATACTTAACTCGATGCACAAATATCAGCCTCGGTTTCACATTGTGAGGGCCAACGATATTCTCAAACTCCCGTACAGTACCTTCAGGACTTACGTTTTTCCTGAAACGGATTTCATTGCCGTGACTGCTTATCAGAATGACAAGGTAAGCACAATAATTGCTCACAGGCTTAAAAGGTGATATACTCTGAATATTTTACTCAAATGCAGCTTGTGTGTGTCCCATGGCCCTGTCAGACGCGCTCTCCTCGGCGTTTTTCATGCTCTGCACCATTTTGTTGTCATAAAATATGAAAGACGTCATATTTGTTGGAGCCTGTGAGAGTGCAGGATCGTAGTTGGGGGGGTGATGTTGCGAGTAAGTGTCACATTCACCAGCCTGTGGTAGGAAAGTAATAATTCTGAGGAATGTTATATACAGGTTGTCTTCCTTTTATTTAATCACGTGGAAAGGATTTGGCATGGAcccagactctgtgtgtgtgtgtgtgtgtgtgtgtgtgtgtgtgtgtgtgtgtgtgtgaaactaAAAAGGGTTGGGGGTTGAGAAATGAGGAAAAAGAAGAGGGGCAACACTGTGCGGTTGaatggagaaaaagaaagaaaggggggGGCATTTTTTGGGTTGTGTCAGACTGTGCTGCGTGGTAACATTTTATTCTCTGTgagacataaaaataatgaaaatcatCCCCTCGACTCTTTGATATTGTTGGGAAACCATGGCACCCTCCCCCGCCTCCCATGTGCAGTGGTAACACTGCCGGAAGTGGAGTGGGAGTAAAGTTTTGCAAAAGTTTACACAAAAAAGCAGCATGTTTCACTCTGATGGGAAAAACGTGCCAATGTAAGGACTCCTGCTCTTTGTGCGCGCGTTTGTACCCGCGTATTTATGTGCTTTtatctgtaaaaacaaatagtCTCAATGTTTTGTGAACTTGCAGAAATTTGAAATTAGCCCCAGCTTTGGGCTTTACTTGCAACGATAAAAGATGCATTATATAAGAACAACATAGCATTGGAAGGGAAATTTCAGTCGCTAATATTTACGCACGATTTTAATCATTTCAGATAACCCAACTGAAAATCGACCATAATCCATTTGCCAAAGGATTCCGTGACACGGGCAATGGCAGACGGGAAAAGAGGTAAGACAAGGGAGGGGACGTGCATTGCAAAAAACACCTCAGATGTCTTTACATTTATGCACGGAGGCAGACAGTGATCTCGGTGGATTAAGCCCACGTCAAAGCTCCCTCATTAACCCGCAGGGAGTGTGGCTCTTCACAGTTTCTAACCAAATAGCTTAATAGGCTATATGGGGTTCACTATAATTCTTGTAACGCTGGTGGCAACAGAAACTGGAGCAGGAATGCAGCTGTCTCCATTGCCATCTTCACTTTGTAATTCATATTCACCTTATACATTTATCCTAAATTGATTAATGCGTAAAATTGCATTGTGCTCACACTGAGACGGAGCTTTGTGCCATGACAGGATTGATAAATAAGCAGGCCTACTAAAGCAGTGACACTGTAATAGATTTCGTATCCTCACCTGCGGCGAAGGTGAGTCAGACCTATACTCAGGAGCTTTATTATTTCAGTCTGAATGAGCTTCCAACACCACTCATCGCGCCGCTGATATTGTTTCTGACCTGAGAGCTGTGATCACCGCCTGTAATAACCTGGGTACTTGTGCACAGGAAACAGCTGGCCCTGCAATCCATGCGTTCATACGAGGAGCAGCAGAAAAAGGAGAACGGCGCGTCAGACGACTCCTCTGGAGAGCAGGCTCCCTTTAAGTGCTTCGGCCAGGCCTCGTCCCCTGCCGTGTCTACCGCGGGCCCCCCACACCTGAAAGGTAAGCTGACAGACCCCACAAGTCAGTCACGGCCCCGATCGCAAGTCGTGTGTAAAGTCGTAAAATGTCTATTGTGGCAAGAATTTTTACGAGGTAATGTGTTGAAGAAGAGTTTACATTAGGGATGTTCAGCAGCGCGTGCACACAGTCCTCTGTACTGACCGGCTTATTCAGGTGAACAGTAAACCATCATGGAAACATGTTTACTCATTGGTGCAACAATAAGTCTACTCCAAAAGGGAACTGGTTGATCTGCAAAatttaaataagtaaataaatgaaaaatataaaccaATGGCCTAAGCACGCATCCAAATATTATTGGAAAATTGGGAAATTAACACTATAGATCATATTGGTCACCAATGCGCAACCTGCAGTGCAAATATATGTCCTTTAgctctttttttattccacatgtGTGAGCCGGCTGCCATATGGCTGATAATGTGAGCTATTGTTTTCATGATTCACCGATGTGCAGAAAGGCAACTGATAttctactcctcctcctcctctggcagATTTCTGTGACAGCGATGAGGACAGCGACGATGAGAGCAAAGATGGACACATCAAAGATGGTCCGGACTCCAGCAAGATTTCAACAACCACGAAGGATGGGAAGGATCACGATGGGAGCCCAGCTAAGGGACATCCCTTTAGTAACACTGACTCTGCCAGCAGGACGCGCGACAGCGGAGCCAGGACTGAGAAAAGTCAGGCAGACTCGCGACAGAGCCCCATCACCGTCATCTCCAGCACCACCCGCTCTGGAGAAGACCTCAAGAGCCCGAGCCTGGACCAGCCCAAATCGGACGAGTGCAGGTCGATAAGCAAAGACAGTTTCATGCCTTTGACTGTTCAGACTGACAGCCCGCACACAGCCCACGGTCACTTGCATAATTTCGGATTTCCAACGGGCCTAACAGGACAACAGTTTTTCAATCACCTTGGGAGCGCGCACCCGTTTCTCTTGCACCCCAGCCAGTTCAACATGGGAGGTGCATTCTCAAACATGGCCGCGGGCATGGGGCCACTATTGGCAGCTGTGTccacgggaggggtgagcaccATGGACACGACTAGCATGGCATCGCCTTCGCAAAGCTTGACGGGAGCGCCAGGCTTGCCATTTCATCTGCAGCAACATGTCTTGGCATCACAGGTAAAACCTGTTTTCTCGGGCCTATAGGCCTATACTGTCAGCCTCGAGTGAGGGAAGCACATGTTGGGGTGTAATGTATAACAGGCTGCAGGCCTTAGAGGCCCATGCCAGATTTAATATGTCAGATATTGAAATGTCGTTAATGATCTTGCTATCGTGTtcaggtgtgtgtttttaagcATAACTGTGAGAAAGGGAGTGTGTGCGAGTATTTATTTTGCTTTACTGCCAAGTTGGCTAATACTCAATTTTTAGTTGAGCAATTACAATTTTACTGAGTATGCCGCGTTTTCTcacccttctctttctcttggCGCTCTTCTATAGGTATCAACTATCATTCATTaagaaaacagatttgaaaGACACACACTGCCACAGCTGGAGGTGTTGGGCAATCTTTTTGATTTCAGCTCATTAAGTCTGTTTTGGAGCTACAATGGCGTGTATTAAAATGCCTCAGAGAGACATTACGCTTTAATAGACAACAAAGTTGTCTTTTTCCATTTATTGTCAGTGTTAGCTGCAGCTTCTCTCGCTTGATTGCAGCATCAGACATCAGgattttttatttgcattacaatttttttttttgaatgggcACCAAAGCTGTTTACATGCTGGGTGGTGAAGCTGCTGCACAATATTTTTGTTAGGACTAGATTTGTGATAACCTGTGTGAATGGAAGCACTG
The sequence above is drawn from the Epinephelus fuscoguttatus linkage group LG18, E.fuscoguttatus.final_Chr_v1 genome and encodes:
- the tbx3a gene encoding T-box transcription factor TBX3a isoform X1, giving the protein MNFLMRDPVIQGSSMAYHPFIPHRGPEFAMSAMLGHQPPFFPALALPPSGSLSLPGALGKPIMDQLMGAAETGLHFSSLGHQAAAAHLRPLKTLEPEEEVEDDPKVHLEAKELWELFHKRGTEMVITKSGRRMFPPFKVRCTGLDKKAKYILLMDIVAADDCRYKFHNSRWMVAGKADPEMPKRMYIHPDSPATGEQWMSKVVNFHKLKLTNNISDKHGFVSSTNTILNSMHKYQPRFHIVRANDILKLPYSTFRTYVFPETDFIAVTAYQNDKITQLKIDHNPFAKGFRDTGNGRREKRKQLALQSMRSYEEQQKKENGASDDSSGEQAPFKCFGQASSPAVSTAGPPHLKDFCDSDEDSDDESKDGHIKDGPDSSKISTTTKDGKDHDGSPAKGHPFSNTDSASRTRDSGARTEKSQADSRQSPITVISSTTRSGEDLKSPSLDQPKSDECRSISKDSFMPLTVQTDSPHTAHGHLHNFGFPTGLTGQQFFNHLGSAHPFLLHPSQFNMGGAFSNMAAGMGPLLAAVSTGGVSTMDTTSMASPSQSLTGAPGLPFHLQQHVLASQGLAMSPFGSLFPYPYTYMAAAAAASSAASSAVHRHPFLNAVRPRLRYSPYSLPMTVPESTLLTTTMPSMAGSGAELKGDGIVPASPVSGVTLDSTSEVTSHSSTISSGSVSMSPKTCTEKDAANELQSIQRLVSGLDSNQDRPRSGSP
- the tbx3a gene encoding T-box transcription factor TBX3a isoform X2; the encoded protein is MNFLMRDPVIQGSSMAYHPFIPHRGPEFAMSAMLGHQPPFFPALALPPSGSLSLPGALGKPIMDQLMGAAETGLHFSSLGHQAAAAHLRPLKTLEPEEEVEDDPKVHLEAKELWELFHKRGTEMVITKSGRRMFPPFKVRCTGLDKKAKYILLMDIVAADDCRYKFHNSRWMVAGKADPEMPKRMYIHPDSPATGEQWMSKVVNFHKLKLTNNISDKHGFTILNSMHKYQPRFHIVRANDILKLPYSTFRTYVFPETDFIAVTAYQNDKITQLKIDHNPFAKGFRDTGNGRREKRKQLALQSMRSYEEQQKKENGASDDSSGEQAPFKCFGQASSPAVSTAGPPHLKDFCDSDEDSDDESKDGHIKDGPDSSKISTTTKDGKDHDGSPAKGHPFSNTDSASRTRDSGARTEKSQADSRQSPITVISSTTRSGEDLKSPSLDQPKSDECRSISKDSFMPLTVQTDSPHTAHGHLHNFGFPTGLTGQQFFNHLGSAHPFLLHPSQFNMGGAFSNMAAGMGPLLAAVSTGGVSTMDTTSMASPSQSLTGAPGLPFHLQQHVLASQGLAMSPFGSLFPYPYTYMAAAAAASSAASSAVHRHPFLNAVRPRLRYSPYSLPMTVPESTLLTTTMPSMAGSGAELKGDGIVPASPVSGVTLDSTSEVTSHSSTISSGSVSMSPKTCTEKDAANELQSIQRLVSGLDSNQDRPRSGSP